Below is a genomic region from Henckelia pumila isolate YLH828 chromosome 3, ASM3356847v2, whole genome shotgun sequence.
aataaatggtATAAATATTTAGGTTATCATGTGACAAAACTGATTTTTCAAGTTACAATTCCCACCATGTTCAAATAACGAACATGTAAGTTTGCATTGTGAATATCTTCctcttaatttatatatttgtgGTTGCTTcgaatttataattatattatacgtACAATATACACGTAACACGTGTGATTCTATGATTagctaatataataaataaacaatgaAATTAAAGACATAAACAAAGTGCATCATTCTAATTTCATGCTCGCGTTGTAACAAATTTTATATCCACGACAAAATTATTAGTCAACCACATTTGTATGGCCGGCCCTACGCCAAAGTAGTAGGGATTGGCTATACAAAATagtgaatttaattatttgtgaatagtgattataataatataattacaaGATCAATTATTTCACGTTGATTTTCATCGAAGAGTCACGGTCGTTAGTTTCATtttaaacaaacaaaaaaaaaaaaacaactattGAAACTAATACGATACGGCCAATTTGTTAAAAGTTTCGTTGTTGATAACCTTAATGATCATTGaattaattttcattttcacattgtagttattaaattaaaaatatttgctcTTAAtacaaacaattttttttagaataagGGAAATCCAAATCAATCCCGTTAAATGATGAGATAAAGTGGCAATTTAGCTCATTCTTACTTGGGAGCGACGTGCATGATCATGTCTCAGCTagttgaaataaatttttattgctAAATTTATTGATTTGAATATACACCGACACATATCATTAGGAGTTCAATTTATATATACTCTGTTATAAATATTGGCaccactattttttttaaaacgtaaaacttgtaattttattgATAAACATCATTCGGTGCAAGATTTATTAGTCAACTACGAAAAAACTCAAATCCAATAGAAGAACAAACAAATTTAGTTAATGAATGACTCAGAGTATTGGCCGTTCTCTTAACATGAAAAAGTGAAATTGTCCAAGTCCGAAATACGAGAAGTAATATCTGAAGCACAAAAACCCACATAACTAATAATTAAGATCACCGCAAAGCTGCGTGACTGTTTGCACAACCAGAAATGAATCCGAGAATATAATCACATGTTTGAAGTCTTTAATTACTCGACAAACCCATTTCAAATTTTTTgcccaaaaaattaaaaaaaactccaATATTCATGTGGAATAAAAACTAATTACTTtgacttcaaaaaaaaatttaattacttcAATATCATtacatttaatataaaaaaatcaaaacatatatatatatatatatatatatatatatatatatatatactaggaaAGTGCACGTGCGCTGCACGTGGATGACTAATGGTTGAAAACATGATCACGAAATTTAGATATTGTCTAAATCCATTTAATAATACTATTTTTAGGAAAACGCTGTGCATTacaataaatcatatataataCCTATCCAAATAAGACACTTTTCAATCCGTGTTTTTGTGTGATCTTGATGTAAGGACAACTCTcttcaagtaaaaaaaaaatacttcattcgtcctaattataTAGACCTATTTTTTCACACggattaagaaaaaaatattgggAAACAAATTCTGTACAAACTCCCCATtctatccctatttaatgtattcaaaaaataattgcacaattttcaagataTAGTTATGTTGGAAATCAAACTCTAGAATTTCGGTGATTACAAAGTCAAAATAAaaccaagtaaataaattaatcggACTCATCAAATATTAAAGACTAAATATTTCTACGAAATTTGCCAGATCAAAGTATCGTGATTAAACCAAGATACAGATCAAGCTCCACAGATCTTATTACACCGGATCGATTGACACAAGATCAAATGGTCAACAACCAGATCGAAGCTTCATCAGGAATCTATCCGTTGCTGTAATTGAAGAAAacgacaaaatcatttaatgatAATTTGAACGTTGATCGGCATTCGCtttaagtcaagatttgtgagctatTTATGAGATATGCTGGCAGCCCAATATCAGAAattgttggcggctcactgTCTACTTTTGGaaactataaatactcaagCATTTCGAAGATTCAAGACACGAGACCAAGAGTGAAAATTACAAAGCAATCAAATTCAAAGTCGAAAAAGCCTTCACTCAATATACCAACTCAGATACTTATTtcatcagatcaaagtctcgatATTCTGAGTTAGAACACAACACAGATCGATCAAGCTCAAAGATACACTTcaaatcgatccagatcaaagctacAGCTTCCCAGTTCAAACCATCGAAGCATACTCTATTGCTTCATCTTGTAAACTCTAAGTAGAAAAATTTTTTTACTTCGAGTTagagtattgctaggagtttCTATCAAAtgattgattggattggatttgtacaaaggaattgtataagtcaaagtcttctagtggaatccttctgaaaacagaaaaaggggtgacgtaggagaattcatctccgaacatccagaaacaactctatctctttactgcaattatttcatttcatttgcaTTAGTACTATTAGGCATTCAATCTGTGAGAAAGATTATTTCCGCCTGACTTGCTCAGATCTTTCGAAcagatcaaaagttttaagTAAACGAAACTTCTGTCTGACTCttacaaatcagatcgaagtacttgcaaaattttatattgtgtattcaccccccccccccccctctacacatattttgatcctaacaagtggtatcagagaggttcTTTCTTATCACCTGAATCGTCTCTTAAACTATGACATCTTTAGTTATGACATCGTTtagcaaaattcctatgttttcaaaagaagattatgatgactggaaaattcgtatgcaggcacatctatCAGCACTGGATGATGATATATGGTTCATTGTAACAGATGGACCAATGAAGATTATGAAAGTCAACACTGTTGTTGCTATTACTGAAGGTGCTCCTCAGATGATAGAAAAGCCTCGATCTGAATGGACTTCTGAAGATAAAAGGaaagccaatcttgacaatgttgcCAGAGATATTCTATACAAAACTCtggacaaaaacatgtttagcaagatcaaaagctgcactactgccaaagaaatatgggagaaactcactcaattatgtgaaggaaatgatcaaacgaaggaaaacaaactcatggtggctattcaaaagtttgacaatATCAAGATGAAATCAGGAAaaacaatgaatgaatttgatgaaagattcaGCAGCATTATGATCAAGCTAAATGCACTTGGAAAGAGTTGCAGCAATCGTGAAGTAACACTCAAAGTCATGAGAGCTCTGCCACGAGAATGGGATGTAAAGACAGTCGCTATGATGGAATCCAAGGATCTCAATAAGATCGAACTACATGATCTATTTGCAGATCTTAAAGCTTATGAATTCGAACTGGGAGTTCGAACTGAGGAAGACACATCAACTTCACAAGTTACCAAAGCTCTCACTGCAGCAGATGAAATTCCAGCAACCAAGACTGCAGAACAAATCAGTAgcgatgcaatgtcactatttgtaaagaagtttggaagatTCATGAGAAAGAATCACAACAGTTTCCAAAGAGCTAACAGATCAAGCTTCAAACCAAAAGAACCAGTTGAAGAAAATCGAGCTTGTTACAACTGTGGAAAAGAAGGACACTTCATAGCTGACTGTACCAAACCCAAAAAGGATGAGAAAAGAACATCATACAAGAAGAACTcaagagaagaaaggaaaagaTTCAGCAGGAAGAAAGAACAAAAGGCCCTCTTAGCAGATGAAAGCAATAGCAAATGGGCAGAATCAGATTCCACCTCATCCGACTCAGAAGCATCGTCAAGTGAAAGTGAAGATGAAGTTGTCAAAtgtcttatggctaataacgCTGGCATTCCAGACGATGGAGAGGTACTTGACTTTACTTCTGATGAATTTAGTAAGGAAGATCTTATCAATGCATTAAATGAGATGGTTAATGAATATCGCATGCTATCTCTTAAGTTTGATGAAGTCAGAACAAATGAAAAGAGCACAACAGATAAGTCAGATCAAAGTAACTCGAATGAGTATACTGGATCAGACAGTCTAAGAGCTCAGATAAATTTGCTAATGATCGAAAACAATGATATGAGAAGCAAGCTACAAGAAACTTTATCTGAAAATCAGAGATTAACAGATCTAGTAAACTCTTGGAATAAAGCATCGATATCCTTAGATAAACTTACCGTAATGCAAAAGCAAGCTGGAGATAAATCTGGCTTAGGCTACAACACAAATGAAGAAAGATCATCTACTCCAATCACTCAATCGTGTCTGTAAAATAACAGCTTAAAGTATATGAAGTTTGTGagatccagcacgatatatgaaccagAGATCCCTATGACATATTCAATACCTCATCAGAGCAAACTCTTACACAGAGGGCTAGGATATGTTGAGCCAGATAGATCTAAGTTAGGATGGACTAGATCTAGATCAAATTGGTCTAGAAATAGTTCTGAAAGACAGAGAACTTCGTCAACTCAACATAAACCACATTCTAACAGCTCGTATAGAAAGTATTGGAATTCAAATGGGAATAATCGATCTGATCACAACACTTGGCACACACAGCACAAAGCACAAAAGTCATCAGATAAATATGTTATTCCCAAAGGACAACATCATGGAAAGCCTGTAAGGATAATCCAAGTATGGATTCCAAAGGGATTAATCCAGCGTGGACCCAAGTAGGAATGGGGACCAAAGTTATTTTACTTTCTTTTTGTAGGAAAACAAGGGCGAATTGATCAAACAAACAGTGTGGTATCTGGATAGTGGATGCTCAAGGCATATGACAGGAGACAGAAGAATGTTATCTGAATATATACCAGGATCAGGACCTATGATTACTTTCGGAGATAACTCTAAAGGTAcaaccatgggtaagggtaagcttaTCCATGGAAATATTCATATTAAAGATGTATTACTCGTAGAAAATTTGAAATACAATCTGATTAGTATTAGTCAATTGTGTGACTATGACTACTGCGTAGAGTTCCAAAAGCACACTTGCACTGTAAAAGATCAATCTGGACTAATCATTATGACAGGTGAAAGAAATGGAAACACTTATAAAGTCAATTGGTCGGATCAACCATTCACTTCAGTCTGTTCGGTAGCAGCAAAAGTGAaccaaaattggttatggcacaagagactcaatcacttgaacttcaaagctttagccaatctgagtaaacatgaattggttacaggtctgcctaaaatcgagttttcaaaaaataaaatttgttctGCCTGCCAACTAGGTAAGCAGATCAGAtcaacttttaaaaacaaaggatgtAAGTCATCCTCCAAAAGCTTAGAACTATTTCACATGGATTTTTTTGGTCCTATACGAGTAacaagcttagggggaatgaagtacaccttggttattgttgatgatttctcaagatttacttgggtgatatttttaaaatccaaagatcaaactgccacccaattgattaaactccttttaagacttcaaaatgagaAATCTCAATCGATTGATAAAATTAGAAGTGATTGAGGAACCGAGTTTACAAATCAAACTCTGTATACTTATCTTGAAAAtcatggaatcaagcatgagtattCAGCAGCTAGAACGccacagcaaaatggtgttgcagaaaggagaaataGAACTCTAAAGGAAGCTGCTAGAAtaatgattgctgattcaggtatttcacaaaagttttggACAGAAGCTGTAAACACAGCTTGTTacactcagaacagatcaatgattaaTAAGAAAGTTGGAAAAACACCTTATGAGATCTGGTATGGTAAAGTTCCAGTGATATCATACTTCAAGGTATTTGGTTGCAAAtgtttcattcacaacaatggtaagatTCATCTGACTGCACTCGATGTCAGATCAGATGCTGGTTTGTTTCTTGGATATTCATCTGTTAGTAAAGCTTATAGAGTATATAATACTAAATCTCTAACAGTTGAAGAATCTatacatgttgtttttgatgaaacatCTGTCACTAATGAATCTTCAAGCCTAAATGATCTCAGTAACAGAATTGAGGATGCAAAGCTTGATtcagatgatgaagaagaaatcCAGATCATAcaaaatattcaatgtgaaCCAGATCAAGTTGAAGAACAGAGACCAGAAGAACCACCAGTTGAGAATGAGATTACTACAAACACAGATCATATTGCACATCACGATGATCAAGATCAACAAGAAAACACAGATCAACTTGGTCCAAATTACAGATGGTCCAAAACTCATCCACCAAACTTAGTAATAGGTAATCCATCTGCACCTTTGAGAACCAGAGGTcagatgattaatgaattcatgCATGCTTCTTTTATTTCTCATATAGAGCCTAAGAAAGTAGAAGAAGCTCTTCTTGATAGTAATTGGATAGAAgccatgcaagatgaattgaatcaaTTCGAAAGAAATTCTTTCTGGCATTTAGTTCCTAGACCTTTAGATAAATCTATAATAGGAACTAGAtgtgtatttaaaaataaactcaatgaaAGTGGTAATGTAGTAAGAAATAAGGCTCGATTAGTAGCACAGGGTTACAGACAAGAAGAGGGCATTGATTTTGAcgaaacctttgctcctgtagctaGACTTGAAGCTATTCGAATTTTCCTTGATTATGCTgctttcaagaattttaagGTATTCCAGATGGATATTAAAAGCGCATTTCTAAATGGTCTTCTCCAAGAAGAAGTGTTTGTAGAACAACCCCCAGGATTCGAAAGTCAAACTTATCCAGATCATGTATTCAAACTAGATAAAACTCTTTATGGGTTAAAACAAGCtccacgagcttggtatgatactctTTCACTTTTTCTTAATGATCACGGTTTTACTATTGGCTCTGTAGATAAAACTCTTTTTAAGTTTTTCAAAGACGATCATACTTTATTAgtacaaatatatgttgatgatatcatatttggggtcatctaaccccaaattatgcaaaaagtttTCTAAGATAATGCAGGACaaattcgagatgagtatgatgggagaattaacattctttcttggattgcaagtcaGACAGATGGAAAATGGAATATTCATTAACCAGGTCAAATACACAAAAGaacttctaaagaagtttggaatggagaattgCTCTGCTGCTAGTACTCCAATGAGTGCTTCAATCAAATTGGATAAAGATGAAGCTGGACTTTCGGTAGATCAAACTCTATTCAGGGGACTTATAGGTTCCTTACTCTATCTGACAGCAAGCAGACCGAATATTATGTTCTCAGTCGGTctgtgtgcaagatttcaatctgATCCAAAGCAATCTCACTATATTGCCGcaaaaaaaatcctaaaataTCTCAAGGGAACTCAGAATGTTGGATTATGGTATCCAAAAGATTCTAGTTTTAATCTAATTGGTtactcagatgcagattatgcaagTTGCAGAATTGATCGTAAAAGCACAAGTGGGACTTGTCAATTTCTTGGTGACAGGCTTATTTCTTGGTTCAGTAAGAAACAAACATCTATTGCTACATCTACAGCAGAATCAGAATACTTAGCCGCTGGAAGTTGTTGTGCACAATTGCTCTGGATACAACAACAACTCAAAGATTATGGTGTTGATTCATCTGAATCACCAATATTTTGTGATAATACAATTGCAATTGCTATCACATACAATCCGGTTCTACATTTCAGAACGAAGCATATTGATATTCGTCACCATTTCATTCGAGATCATGTTCAAAAGAAAGATGTTCGTCTGGAACATGTTTCAACCGATTTGCAAGTTGCCGATATTTTCACCAAACCATTACtcgacgctaagttttcttattttcgaaatgttcttggtttagtTGATATCGATTAAATAAATCACATGTTTAGGGGAAATATCTGCTTAACACTTAATTTTTATATCTGCTCGTTCCAGTACATTTAACAGATAAAGAACATAAAACTTATTACATTTAACTGATTTGTCTCATAAGCTATACGAGCTAGATCTATTCTTCTACGCATCTCATGGCTCCAGTTGATCATCCAAGTACTTAGGGAGCCTTGACCATTGCAGACGTCATCTTCAAAAAAAATGTTCTGCATTTCATCTCGCTCTGTGAGGAGAATGACAAAACGAACTCCAGAAGACTTCAAGACATCTCTAGCACGATGAGTACCTAGCATGATTTTACACCACTGCATCCTAGCATAATTTTGACGATGCATTGCCTGAGTCACCGGAGGAGGATTTGGATGAGGATAGCGAATGGAATCAAGGAAATTGCACATTCTCATTCCGAGCTCAAACACCCTTCTCCTATATAAATCCTTTCGGATTTCATACTCTTGCTCAACAGATGGAAAAACGGTGTTATTATTCTCACTTGCCATTTACTCTTACTGCTTTAAATTATGAGTTGCTAGTGTCTTGTAACTTTGCTTCTTATAGGGACAGATAAATGGATGAAAAGGCTTCAGCCACTTCAGCTTCTTTAAATGTCCAATCAACTTCTACCTATTTATTATGAGAATTCAATTTGATCTGCCTAGATTGTGATAATTCTTCTTGAGATTATCAAAACCTTTCTAATTTTCTTTGACTTTATTGCAGAAAGTTGATAAGTCGCAAGAATATTTCACAGACAACTTGTCCAatcacatttattttattttatcttctGTGCTTTTTGCTTCGTAAActtcaaaatatcatcatcatttttcgtccattttttttaattagttcAATTTCTTTAATGATCTTTCATCTGACTTTGGATCTTTCATCCGACTAAAGATGAAACGTTTAGTTTAAACTTTTATCTGAATAAATCTTCATTTTATTCGATGCTGGTTAAGTTTTCTCAAGTATTTTTGTTTATACTCACAAGTATCAATCGCACGCACAAAACACAAAACTTATAAGATAAAACATAATATTTCATTGCATAATTCAAAGGTAGTACATCATACTCTTCATACTAGCTTAATCCCCTAAATTTTCTCTCATTGGCCCCCAAACCCGCTTTCTCACATCAGCATCCAAACGCCACCTGTTCAACCATTCCAACACAAAAGGATCAAAACGCCTCCCTTTGAACTCACCTGCATTGATCAGATGAGTAAGGACCCTCACTTTTTTTCCTGTACATCAGAAAGGAAACACCCTGATTCGAGAGGATCTCCTCAACGCTTATGGCACCTAGCAACTCCTTGTACTTGTCCTTGCGATCCTC
It encodes:
- the LOC140888841 gene encoding uncharacterized protein, which gives rise to MVAIQKFDNIKMKSGKTMNEFDERFSSIMIKLNALGKSCSNREVTLKVMRALPREWDVKTVAMMESKDLNKIELHDLFADLKAYEFELGVRTEEDTSTSQVTKALTAADEIPATKTAEQISSDAMSLFVKKFGRFMRKNHNSFQRANRSSFKPKEPVEENRACYNCGKEGHFIADCTKPKKDEKRTSYKKNSREERKRFSRKKEQKALLADESNSKWAESDSTSSDSEASSSESEDEVVKCLMANNAGIPDDGEVLDFTSDEFSKEDLINALNEMVNEYRMLSLKFDEVRTNEKSTTDKSDQSNSNEYTGSDSLRAQINLLMIENNDMRSKLQETLSENQRLTDLVNSWNKASISLDKLTVMQKQAGDKSGLGYNTNEERSSTPITQSCL